A stretch of Episyrphus balteatus chromosome 2, idEpiBalt1.1, whole genome shotgun sequence DNA encodes these proteins:
- the LOC129912698 gene encoding ATP-dependent RNA helicase DDX42, whose protein sequence is MSYRGIGGGGYPYKSSGRSGVAMNAVPPPPSTSASVGGRRGGNSNSSSGSSSDQKSGTGSGLSKHGYTTMASISQFASTQQSLGKRKAHTEDEYFDDDEEQTPELAYIPAPGSPGATNRKPVASESEEEDDPLDQFMAGIEQQVQKEKVRSQKAEVALASSMEAKGVRTDIDDEDDEESYYRYMEENPMAGVRDEGSDIEIDYDEDGNPIAPPKNRNIDPLPPIYHSEIEYEKFEKNFYAPHEDIAALSDSQVADLRRTLGVKVTGPEPPKPVTSFGHFGFDEPLIKAIRKAEYTQPTPIQAQAIPAAVGGRDIIGIAKTGSGKTAAFVWPMLVHIMDQRELKEGDGPIGLILAPTRELSLQIYNEAKKFGKVYNINVVCCYGGGSKWEQSKALEQGAEIVVATPGRMIDMVKMKATNLRRVTYLVLDEADRMFNMGFEPQVRSICNHVRPDRQTLLFSATFKKRIERLARDVLTDPVRIIQGDLGEANQDITQQVFVFNNPQQKWNWLLLRLVGFLSQGSVLIFVTKKLDAETVANNLMVKEYNCLLLHGDMDQADRNKVITAFKKKDCDILVATDVAARGLDIPHIRTVINYDIARDIDTHTHRIGRTGRAGEKGNAFTLVSDKDKEFAGHLVRNLEGADQDVPHDLMELAMKSSWFRNSRFKNSKGKKINVGGTGLGYRERTGFGSASSGRSEHTESRPPAGFVPAAAPSAKPAGGPASDRYSAMRDAFRTQYMSQFKPSSDRTWEQTVPEAGVFAAPAPPPPSFSSSSSNRSPASSTQDANSKRGKKSRWN, encoded by the exons ATGAGTTACCGTGGCATAGGAGGTGGTGGATATCCCTACAAATCCTCTGGACGCAGTGGAGTTGCTATGAATGCAGTTCCACCACCTCCATCAACTTCTGCATCAGTTGGTGGTAGACGCGGTGGTAATAGCAATAGTAGCAGTGGCAGTAGTTCAGATCAAAAATCTGGAACAGGTTCAGGTTTATCAAAACATGGCTACACCACAATGGCATCAATAAGTCAATTCGCTAGTACCCAACAATCGTTGGGTAAACGAAAAGCTCACACCGAAGACGAATACTTTGATGACGACGAAGAGCAAACCCCTGAATTAGCTTATATTCCAGCACCAGGCAGTCCAGGTGCAACAAACCGAAAACCAGTTGCTTCTGAGAGTGAAGAAGAAGATGATCCTCTTGATCAATTTATGGCTGGCATTGAACAACAAGTCCAAAAGGAAAAAGTTCGTTCACAAAAGGCCGAAGTAGCTCTTGCGTCATCAATGGAAGCCAAAGGAGTGCGTACCGATATCGATGATGAAGATGACGAAGAGAGTTATTACAGGTACATGGAAGAGAATCCAATGGCTGGTGTTCGAGATGAAGGTTCGGATATAGAAATTGATTATGATGAAGATGGCAATCCAATTGCTCCACCAAAGAATCGCAATATTGATCCTTTACCCCCGATTTACCACTCAGAAATTGAATATGAGAAATTCGAAAAGAATTTTTATGCTCCGCATGAAGATATTGCTGCTTTGTCAGACTCGCAAGTGGCAGATCTGCGAAGAACTTTAGGAGTTAAAGTAACTGGTCCAGAGCCACCAAAACCGGTAACAAGTTTTGGTCATTTTGGCTTTGATGAGCCGCTGATAAAAGCGATTCGCAAAGCCGAATACACTCAACCAACTCCTATTCAAGCACAGGCTATTCCTGCTGCTGTTGGAGGTCGAGACATAATTGGTATCGCTAAAACGGGAAGTGGTAAAACTGCTGCTTTTGTCTGGCCAATGTTGGTTCATATTATGGATCAGAGAGAATTGAAGGAGGGTGATGGACCGATTGGTCTTATCTTGGCACCGACTAGAGAACTTTCACTTCAAATATACAATGAAGCAAAGAAGTTTGGCAAAGTCTATAATATCAATGTAGTTTGTTGTTATGGTGGTGGATCGAAATGGGAACAAAGTAAAGCTCTGGAACAGGGAGCAGAAATTGTGGTGGCAACACCGGGACGCATGATTGATATGGTTAAGATGAAAGCAACTAATCTTAGACGTGTCACGTATTTGGTGTTGGACGAAGCTGATCGCATGTTTAATATGGGTTTCGAACCACAG GTTCGTTCGATTTGCAACCACGTCAGACCAGACAGACAAACCCTTCTGTTTTCGGCGACATTTAAAAAGCGTATAGAACGGCTAGCCAGAGATGTCCTTACCGATCCGGTGCGCATTATTCAAGGTGACCTTGGCGAAGCCAACCAAGATATTACCCAACAAGTATTTGTCTTCAATAATCCACAACAAAAATGGAATTGGCTTTTGCTTAGATTGGTTGGATTCCTTTCTCAAGGCAGTGTCCTTatatttgttacaaaaaaacttGACGCCGAAACAGTGGCTAATAATCTAATGGTCAAAGAATATAACTGTTTGCTCTTGCATGGAGATATGGATCAAGCAGATCGTAATAAAGTCATTAcggcatttaagaaaaaagattgcGATATACTTGTGGCCACTGATGTTGCAGCTCGTGGTTTGGATATTCCGCATATTCGCACAGTTATCAATTATGATATAGCCCGTGATATTGACACTCACACGCACAGAATTGGTAGAACCGGTCGTGCTGGAGAGAAAGGTAATGCATTTACACTTGTTAGTGACAAGGACAAGGAATTTGCTGGTCATTTGGTGAGAAATCTTGAAGGAGCCGATCAAGATGTGCCGCATGACCTAATGGAACTGGCCATGAAGAGTTCTTGGTTTAGAAACTCAAGATTCAAGAACAGCAAAGGAAAGAAAATTAATGTTGGTGGTACCGGATTGGGTTACCGTGAGAGAACTGGATTTGGGAGTGCCAGTAGTGGTCGCAGTGAACACACCGAATCTAGGCCACCAGCCGGTTTCGTACCAGCAGCGGCTCCATCTGCAAAGCCAGCTGGGGGACCTGCATCAGATAGATATAGTGCAATGCGTGATGCCTTCCGCACGCAGTACATGTCACAATTTAAACCATCGTCAGATCGCACATGGGAACAGACAGTTCCCGAAGCCGGAGTGTTTGCTGCCCCAGCACCACCCCCACCTTCGTTTTCATCTTCCTCCTCCAATAGATCACCTGCTTCCTCAACTCAAGATGCCAATAGCAAACGCGGAAAGAAAAGTCGATGGAATTAA